Genomic window (Ananas comosus cultivar F153 linkage group 16, ASM154086v1, whole genome shotgun sequence):
CTTGCTGTATTGTCACATTTTCTATAAAAGCTAAATTATGTGCACTCACAAAATTGAACTTGTGGTCGAGAAATTTACTCACTTATACAGGCTTTAAGTAGGCATAACTTTGACATTGAAGCCCTGTTATTTGAACTCACAGAAGAATCTTAGTAAATGCCATGCTTAGCGGCCTTCAGTTCGGAGGAGTACACTATCCACCTCAGACACAGATGCGTTTAACAATACGATTGCCCTACATACCTAGACTTTTTAGATATGAAGTCTTTCCAGATTGAGGTTGCTAGTCAGATAGGGATtcatataatgagatcaacaCATCAATCTAAGTTTGAGTGTTGTCAGCTCTTTGGAGGCAGATGTTACAGCAAATTTTCTTGTTCATGATGATGATTTGTTTAGAAGAACTTGTTGCTGTATAGCTGTTGAGTCCCTTAGGGAGAATATAGTACACTATTTGCATAGTGCAACGGTGTATCTCACATAGTCACATACATCGAGACATCCTATCATATTGGTAGTATGAGGTGTACCACATGAATGTACCACCAGAAGATAGTATATTTATCAGCCCACTGCTGAGGCTCTTGTCCACTTTATTTTCTGCACTAAATAGTGAAAGCACATTGCAGCATACTGAGGCCACATCTGTGATCCTTCAGTTGATacagtttcttcttcttcttctttttgtaaTGGATAGAAGGTTTGTGGAATGTGGGAATGCATGCTCCATGGACTTCACCTGACATCTTGCAAGCATCTGGAGTACTGGAACCATGACGATATCAGTGATTGGAAGAACGCCTAGTCCATTTGAAACGCTGTaatgaaatgaaataaattCATAAGAGATAGAAGAAGAACTTCTATTATCAGCAAGAGAAAGTGGTAGCTAATTCACTTCTTATAATGGGCTTGTAGTTTCAGTTCTGAGTCTGGGCAAGCCCCGTAGGATAGAAGagacaaattttaaaatgagaGAGGCTTTGGATTTCTGAACTCATACGTGGTCTATCAGCAAATGTGCAAGTCAACATACAGATTGGTCAAAATTGAGGCAATGTATTATATTTGTGGATCAATTACCTGAAATCTTTCAAGTTTCCTTGTTGACGGGCAGTAGTTGAGGAGCAAGATAAAGAAGTATGACTGTAACTAGACCTTGTTAGGACACAGTTCTTGGTAACTTCTATAAAATTCAGTGGAAAATTATGATGCATTGCATACTTGCTTACTGGTCATTTAAATCCCAGAATTTAAGTCAAATAAGCTTCTCTCACCTTGTAATATGCATTTTGTCTAGTTTATCCTGTTCtgtcatatttttttgttaactgTACATTGATGCTCATTACCCATTAGTAGGAGCAAATTAATTAACGTAAGAAAAACTTAATGATGTTGGATTACTGGtcatattcaaatattttcgaaTTAGTTTGGCATCTTAACCTGTTATCAGAATTTCATTTTTCCCATAGTCTCTTTCTGTAGTTTGTGTGGGTAGTTAGGAtgtaatgataataatttttatatggcTGGTTCAGGTGGCTCTGAAGACTCTGATAGTAATCCATAGGCTTCTAAGGGAGGGTGATCCTACATTTCGTGAAGAGCTACTTAACTTCTCACAAAGGGCACGCATTCTTCAACTATCAAACTTCAAGGATGACTCGAGCCCCATCGGTTGTTCATTTCACCTTAATTTAATAAAGAAAAACTTCTGTAGCGGGTCTTAGTTCTTGTTTAACTCATAGATATCTTACTTTTCGGTACTAATTACTTTGCAGCTTGGGACTGTTCTGCATGGGTTCGCACTTATGCTCTCTTCTTGGAGGAAAGACTGGAATGCTTCAGGATCCTCAAATATGACGTTGAAGCTGAGCGTTTATCAAGACCTGGTCAGGGGTCTGAAAAGGTGTAAACATTAAATGCAGCACCTTTTATAACATCTATGTTTCTGCTTTTACTAATTGTGATTTATGCTTTTTTGGCAGGGCCACAGTAGAACAAGAGAGTTGGACACTGAGGAATTGTTGGAGCAGTTGCCTGCTCTGCAGCAGTTGTTATATCGACTTATCGGTTGTCGGGTACCTATCTGTGACACATCTTTTTTCTTGAATTGATATATTAAATGTTTAGGGACTCGTAGTATTATAAATGAATGTGCCCTCATTTGCAAGATtttacatataataaatattttggtaTTTCATTCTTGATGCAGCCAGAGGGAGCTGCTATAAGCAATTATGTCGTACAATATGCCCTTGCACTGGTAAGCCTACTTTTTATTGATGTTCTCGTTCTTTTATCGATTGATAATGATGTTGAAATGTAGTTTTCTCTGCTGTACTACTTTTTTGGCCTTCTTCTGTGATGGTCTTGAAGTTTGCACTAATGAATTTTACAAAAATCAAGTCCACTGCATTAGCTCTAGAAATGATTGTGAGATCATTTTCAGACCGCTTAAGAAAAATTGCTTGATTAAATCTGTTTAGTAATTAGTACATTTTTGGGGTTTGATGTCTAGTTCTTTTCCAGGTTGACCCCTTGCTGTTGCAAGTCATATATACTAATTTCTATGGAGAgaattttctttccttgaaaatAAACTTGCAATTTTGTGAGCCAAAATTTTTGTAGGGTAGCAGTGGCCCTGGTCCAGTTGGCTTCATATAGGGTAATGCTAGAGTAATAAAATTCTCTCGCATCACAGCTAGAGAATCAAACAAACTCAGGGTTCTCTTCCTAAACTTGATAATATTGTGGTATTTGGTTGATGAGGAGCATGAAATGATGCCTACAGCCTCATACTTTATGCTTTctctgaaatattttttttccaggTATGATAAATCATGTCTTAGGTGAATGCATTATTCTTAGGTGAATGGATTATACCAAAAAGTCATGATTATGAAGACATTGAATTGGACTAAATCGAGCTCTTAGGTTGCAATTCAAGAGAGAAAATCCCTGTGCCATACAAGTTATCACTAGATAACTATTCTCCACATGCACAATGCAGTTAGTTTCAGCAAAATTTTACTTGTCTTTATTTTATGTTGTCCTTTGATATCTGCTGAAATGTAATGACCTTCAACTCTGGCcaacaaaaaatatttgacaAAGTTTTCTATATTATGATCCATCTCGAGTAAGAACTTATGTAGTTGGATTTCTGAATTTCAGTCATTTAACTTCATGTGCAGCCAACTTAAGTAAGCTTTTACCACAACTGGCCATGCCAAGGTGGGTGGGTTATATCTTGCTACTTGGTAGATGTAGGACTAAAACACATGGCTCTGAATCTCTGATAATATGATCAGCAGATTATTGTTACTTCTGCTGGTTGAATCATGGCTTTATTGTtgtttattctcaaaaaaaaaaaatcctagagTTGATTATTTTAAATCGTGGCTTTATTCTAAGGTTGATTATTTTAAGAATCCTAGAGTTGGGGTATAGCTGGAGTCTTTTGTtggttttgttgttgttgttgttgtagcaATCCTTGCTCCTTAGATCTTACTTGGCCGAACAGAGGTGTTTAAAGCTGAAAGCACATACCTTATGGTTTCTTTCTTGGTTGCTTTGGTATTATAATGTATCAATGGAGTGAACTATATAGTGGGGGTGAAGACGTTTTGTTTAAGTTGAGTGGCTACAAGAGATTGACCACTTGTTTTTGCGTTTTAATTTGCCCACCCCCACCCTTTTAGACCAGCTTAAATATCTTGGATCCTTTTAGCACCTTTCCTCTCTAGATTACATGTATTGCGTCACCCTTGAAGGAAACCAGTAGAATAATTGCACCATTAAAACTAATGCAATGcaataatatctttttttttctttcttatttgtgCTTTGTTTTTGAGCTTGCACTCACTAATGCGTATCAATATCTCCCATTTATGAATTTGTTCAATTCAATTAAATACTTAGTTCAACTCAAGTCGCGTTGTCCCATACTGAGTTGAGTTGGTTACATGAGTCCTCATCattaaacaataaaagaaaattggagAAGTGGGGGGTCCATATATGTTcgaaaaatttcataaataatagAACTTGACCGTGGATGGGTATCATGAGCtcatcaaaattcaaaacaagAATTTAATACCCTAGAGCAAACTCCTGATAAAACCTGTTCTAAATTGGAGTTTTACTTACCCcctattttctttttaacaaatGCTTTGCATTGAGGAAGTGAAAGTGCTAGGACATAATATTAtcatggtttttttttcccgctttttaataaatgaaaatttcctttctttttgtgATTTTTACATGTTTTCTGTCCTCACTTGTTGATGTTGTGCATTATGAGATATAATTCTTGTTTAGTATCAGTTTCATATTTGGGCGTCATGTGTTAtgcaatgtttttttttccctgataTATAAGATGTCCTAGGAATGGTAGAgggaaaaatgaaagaaaaatttacTGTGCTTCGTAATGCAGGTTCTGAAAGAGAGCTTTAAGATATATTGTGCTATTAATGATGGAATCATCAACCTTGTGGATAAGGTACATAACTTGTGCAGTTATTCGATCGTTAATATTTTCTGTTACTAAGTTCTCTATCCATATTTTCTCCACAAGTATTTATGTCCGTCTTTTTTCATCTGCTTCTTATTATAGTTCTTTGAGATGCCAAGACACGAAGCAATCAAAGCTTGTGAAATATATAGGAGGGCTGGTCAACAGGTAATAATACAGTAATGCTGGAGTTTCacattttaatagttctcagAATTTGATAGAGGAAGATGAACATTGGGATATCAGGACTCAAAGCAACTTATTTCACAATTTACAGGCTGGAAGTCTTTCTGATTTCTATGAAATTTGTCGGGGATTAGAATTGGCGAGGAATTTTCAGTTTCCAAACTTGAGAGAGGTAGCAACAGCACAAATCATGGATTTGGGGGTTTCACATAATACATTTGTCCCAATTTTGTGAATGAACTCATCTTTTGTTTCTTGTTCTTTCCAGCCTCCACAATCATTTATTGCAACCATGGAAGAGTATATAAGGGAGGCCCCACGAGTGGTTCCAGTTTCCAGAGAACCATTGGTTAGTAGTAACTCAATTTAATTgccttttatttaatatttgacTTAGTTGCACTAGCTATATGTAGTAGTAACTTTTCTGCATAGTTGCATGGAAGAAAATTGTATCTGTTGTCTTTTGTTATGCTTATATTTTGTTGTACTGTGCCACCTCTAAATGCTTATAGCTTTTCTTCATGCTTTGATTTCCTTTAGTTTTGGTATCTCCAGAAAACTAGTGCAACCTTGAGGCATAATTACTTGGTTGAACTTGTCACTTGTTTTCTTGgatctaaatttgaattgttGACTGCATGTTTCTGTGGGGTCAGAGTTAGCGGCAACTAACTGCAATGTAAGCAACTATCGCAATTCGCACATAGTGATCTGGTTCTTCCATTCAATCTCATCAATGAATACAGTGAAAAGAGTAAGCTTGCGGCATACCAGGGTTAAGGATCCGATTGTTGCAATTGAAAGGTTGAGTACTATAGTTGTATCTTTTAAAATGATTGGGGACCCCTGATGGCTGATGCAATTCTCCCTGTACAATTCACTGATACAGTCTCTGTTCTTTCTTATTTGGCGAGAAAGAAATATGAGAGGTTGAACTTGGCATACGTGAGCCTTTGATGGTTTTTGTGAAATTCCATTCGTAACATGCTTGTGCTGAAACATCACTAGCATGGTCTGACTCACCTTGAGAGTGTAGCACCAAAGAAAGCTAGTGGGCTTCGAGTTATGCTCTAGTGCAAACGGTAGCTGGATTTGAAAGGATTGATGGCTGGGAGAATGTAGAGAACCTCTTATCCACTGTATCTCTTACCTTTCTCTCTAAACCTCATTTTTGCTTtcccattttctctctcttcctgtTGTCAGTCCTGCTGTAAAGTATGGGTCTTAATCTCTTAGAAAGAAATTTCCTTATTAGTCAGCTCTTCATATCTTAGTTCTACTTAATGCTGGAATTTTTACTATGGAGTGATGTGTGGTGGAATTAGTTGGTAAACTGTTTTGTAGAGGTTCATTTTAAACTTCAACAAATCAAATTAATGCCTTGATTCTGCTGTTGTTTGGCTCCAAGTTAGACTTAATCTTAAATTTAGGTTCGTCGTTCTCATTCAGTCCAGGCACATCAGTAGTCCTGTGTGGCAATCTCgtctagtatttttttttcgtttgaaatcttatattttcttgctttaatgaattttacactttttaaaatCTGTTTTCTATTTTTGCTATAATGGACTTAGTGTGATTTTCCTTTTTGAGCTTTTGTACATATCATAGATGCTTCacatattttattcttttgccGTGAGGATTACTGTGCTTCTGTGATATATGTTTTGCTTGTTGTGTTTTTGCTTGTGTATATAATATTGTTATCTCTATGCTTTCTTGATTTGTTTTGCGGTCTCTCTGTTTTATTGTTCTTCTCTACTTTAACTCAATGAGTAATACACTACACACAGTTTAACTTTCCTATATATatcatcaaaaaatatatatgtatttgataATAGACTATGTATTGTTCCATATCGGGCAAGGAAGACATGGAAAATTCAGAAGAAATTCAGTAAGCCAGAGTAGCACAGAACTTTGAAAGTAGCAACTTTAGAAGAAATTTCTATAATAGtcactttttttcttctatgCCATGTGTGTGAGCAAGACAAACGAGGTTGAAGTGAAATAATTAATTCATGTTTAGCTAGGGAGGAGGTTTGTGTGTCTACTGAAGCAAGTGCTCGCATAGTTGGGATAGAACTTTGTGCTGATCATTATTTGTCTAGTCACAGGTAGATAATGTTTTTCGTAATCTACTTCAAAGATTAGAAACAATTTTTAAGTTATATCTTGCTCTACTACTCTTCAACCCAGATTagatactaaaaatttaatttgaaatcaGGAATTTCCTGAGAGGCTTCTTCTGACATACAAACCTGAAGCAGTACCTGAACCTATCGAGGATGAGACACCACCCGTTGAGGAACCCAACCCAATGCCGTCGAATGGTGAAGTTACGCCAGTTGCTTCAGTTATGTCGCCTCCTCCCAAGGCAGAAACGGCAGAAATTGGTGATCTACTTGTAAGTaagaatagtatattttttcACTCGTCGATTACTCTTCGGAACTTAGTTCTTCTTTTCTATCTGTTCCCTTCTCTTCACTCTGTAGGGATTAAATGAAACAAATCCTGATGCATCAGCCATAGAGGAGAGTAATGCCTTGGCTCTGGCAATAGTGCCGACTGGTAATACTTGATCTTTCTTTGTGGCTCGTCCtggtataatttttataataattatttaggATCGCCTTATATATATCACTGGAAAATCATATCGTTAcatatactcctgaaaaatcTAAGTTCTCATGTGTAACCCTGAAAAGTGcaatttattacaaaaaaatacttttagtTGGGGAGTAATTAAATTTGTTGGGTAGTTGATTTTATGTGAAAGGTCTTTTAAAGAGAGGGATTTATGTAAGTGCAAGGGTATATTGGTATGGAGGTATATAATTTATACATACATccatatgtaaataaataagattGCCGGGCATATGTATGTGAATACTTATATCTTTACCAATTGCGGGTTCCCATTGACAGATGGTGCTGCTTCTACAACTGGTTCCGGTTTTCAAGATAAAGGATTTGATCCGACAGGATGGGAACTTGCCCTTGTTACTACTCCCAGTAACTCTGGCCCTTCTGCTGTGGAAAGCCAGTTGGTTGGTTCTTCTTCCCTCTCGTCTGGAATTGACTTTCTAGTTCTCGGGTAGTATTGCTGCTTATTAACTTGCAGGACACTTGTTGTGGATGAAATACT
Coding sequences:
- the LOC109722285 gene encoding putative clathrin assembly protein At2g01600 isoform X1; its protein translation is MATMQSWRKAYGAIKDHTTVGLANLNSDFKELDVAIVKATNHVECPPKERHLRKIFAATSIARPRADVAYCIHALARRLAKTRNWTVALKTLIVIHRLLREGDPTFREELLNFSQRARILQLSNFKDDSSPIAWDCSAWVRTYALFLEERLECFRILKYDVEAERLSRPGQGSEKGHSRTRELDTEELLEQLPALQQLLYRLIGCRPEGAAISNYVVQYALALVLKESFKIYCAINDGIINLVDKFFEMPRHEAIKACEIYRRAGQQAGSLSDFYEICRGLELARNFQFPNLREPPQSFIATMEEYIREAPRVVPVSREPLEFPERLLLTYKPEAVPEPIEDETPPVEEPNPMPSNGEVTPVASVMSPPPKAETAEIGDLLGLNETNPDASAIEESNALALAIVPTDGAASTTGSGFQDKGFDPTGWELALVTTPSNSGPSAVESQLAGGFDKLILDSLYDEAAYRQQQQQQQQYYGPSPPNPFLAVDPFAVSTQVAPPPSVQMAAMAQQQQMMMMQSNPFAPQPMMPMPMGGAVAAAPNNPFLDTGFGTFPANNNQPQHQNTPFGSTQLL
- the LOC109722285 gene encoding putative clathrin assembly protein At2g01600 isoform X2, producing MATMQSWRKAYGAIKDHTTVGLANLNSDFKELDVAIVKATNHVECPPKERHLRKIFAATSIARPRADVAYCIHALARRLAKTRNWTVALKTLIVIHRLLREGDPTFREELLNFSQRARILQLSNFKDDSSPIAWDCSAWVRTYALFLEERLECFRILKYDVEAERLSRPGQGSEKGHSRTRELDTEELLEQLPALQQLLYRLIGCRPEGAAISNYVVQYALALVLKESFKIYCAINDGIINLVDKFFEMPRHEAIKACEIYRRAGQQAGSLSDFYEICRGLELARNFQFPNLREPPQSFIATMEEYIREAPRVVPVSREPLEFPERLLLTYKPEAVPEPIEDETPPVEEPNPMPSNGEVTPVASVMSPPPKAETAEIGDLLGLNETNPDASAIEESNALALAIVPTDGAASTTGSGFQDKGFDPTGWELALVTTPSNSGPSAVESQLVGSSSLSSGIDFLVLGLVDSIS